A genomic segment from Chitinophaga niabensis encodes:
- a CDS encoding SusC/RagA family TonB-linked outer membrane protein yields MRTSHAFLMLTLLLFSGTSSLLAQQKQTITGTVTDSKGGIVIGVTVLEKGTKNATFTDANGFYRLSVAPAATLVFSYIGFAKKEVPATGGTVNVTIQEDSKSLNEVVVTGFGESRAKRNLGYSVTQVSGDDIRKTAAVNPIAALQGMVPGLQVSPNVGGPQASARFLIRGSANLDPYGNQPLVVVDDIVMDDQVILPNRGGEQDFGNILKDLNPDDIESISVLKGGAVTALYGSRASNGVILIKTKKGFSQRGLGVSFSHTMMFERAYKTVKLQDRFGAGINADDWIDGPGDTLLVTDNDFLNFGPEMKGQMFKDITGKYRANNPGYNDVLDMYGTGINRNTNIGISGGNDKTTFRFSFSNLGATSATPNNKLDRNSFSFRATHRPGKGVLMDVNTAYTQSKTLNPAFQGGNALLYATTYQVPRNYDVNYWKENYIDTVLGGRTGRGLEAVNNAFWQLYQNNYEQKENNLRASFNLRADLTPWLRFEGSTSLNTFETNYTAKKRGTGVGFTGGEYSFNTTSVKQFRHRGSLNYIKKLGVVDLLVQGGGELNQSKQTGINARTDGFITPDIFRLSNSKNRAIIEEKDPNELQTASLFFQSSIGFRDYLTLNIYGRNDWNSTLVYNDGHGNYSYFYPGADLAFVFTDLFKLPKQIDFGKLRFSYVEAGGGTSPYKTNTGLYTSYGVYTDNAGQSILKYGYQSSSLPNLNLKPVRNAKIEAGLEFKAFSNRFGGDITWYQQDSKNQIQDFTVPPESGVRAALINGGKVRNKGIEIQLYGTPVKVKDFSWDVVLNYTRNRNTILSLPFNAKVAMLDGGDGIYSVAMVGGDYGTILSNYGYATYQAKDGSGNNINHANNGLPVVTFNPNNGYLGDPVIYYQRAGTYATSVGGNTDPAVGSALPDFLGSMRNTFNYKRFSLSVFLDSKIGGDVYSTTLAFGSQYGMLNRTLGGRTTDLGGLTYNSKSTANPGVRNDGILPNGVFQNGTIIPKERSGDGVEHNVSGMTVAEAYAKKYIVPTSAADYYDRTYGWQFGIRQASMFESSWVSMRELSLTYDLPAGIASKLKLNNLRASLIGRNLFFLYNNAPDGVNPDNLSSTSSGAFVENGGTPFFRQFGFSINANF; encoded by the coding sequence ATGCGAACATCTCATGCATTTCTCATGCTGACGTTGCTACTATTCAGCGGTACGTCATCCCTCCTCGCACAACAAAAACAAACTATTACCGGAACTGTCACGGACAGTAAGGGTGGGATAGTTATTGGGGTTACGGTGCTGGAGAAGGGAACAAAGAACGCCACATTTACAGACGCTAACGGGTTCTACCGTTTGTCTGTGGCGCCTGCAGCTACATTGGTTTTTTCATACATTGGGTTTGCAAAGAAAGAAGTACCTGCCACTGGCGGTACTGTTAATGTAACCATTCAGGAAGATTCCAAGAGCTTAAATGAAGTTGTGGTAACTGGTTTTGGTGAGAGCAGGGCTAAAAGGAACCTGGGATACTCTGTTACCCAGGTTTCAGGAGACGACATCAGGAAAACCGCTGCTGTAAATCCTATCGCTGCGCTGCAGGGTATGGTACCGGGTTTACAGGTTTCTCCGAACGTGGGTGGCCCGCAGGCTTCTGCGAGGTTCCTGATCAGGGGTAGCGCCAACCTGGACCCCTACGGCAACCAGCCACTGGTAGTAGTAGATGATATTGTGATGGACGACCAGGTGATCCTGCCTAACCGTGGTGGTGAACAGGATTTCGGTAACATCCTGAAAGACCTCAACCCGGATGATATTGAGTCTATCTCTGTTCTGAAAGGTGGTGCGGTAACGGCTTTGTATGGTAGCCGCGCATCCAATGGTGTGATCCTGATCAAAACCAAAAAAGGTTTTTCTCAAAGAGGACTGGGTGTTTCTTTCTCTCATACCATGATGTTTGAGCGGGCTTATAAAACAGTTAAACTGCAGGACCGTTTTGGTGCTGGTATCAATGCAGATGATTGGATAGACGGACCTGGCGATACGTTGCTGGTTACTGATAACGACTTCCTGAACTTTGGCCCTGAAATGAAAGGCCAGATGTTCAAAGATATCACTGGTAAATACCGTGCTAATAATCCAGGTTATAACGATGTACTGGATATGTACGGAACCGGTATCAACCGCAATACCAATATTGGTATTTCCGGCGGTAATGATAAAACTACTTTCCGTTTTTCCTTCTCTAATCTCGGTGCCACTTCTGCTACTCCCAACAACAAGCTGGACAGGAACAGTTTTAGCTTCAGGGCTACGCACCGTCCCGGAAAAGGTGTATTGATGGACGTTAATACAGCCTATACACAAAGTAAAACACTCAACCCTGCTTTCCAGGGAGGTAATGCGCTTTTGTATGCAACCACTTACCAGGTGCCCCGGAACTATGATGTGAATTACTGGAAGGAAAACTATATTGATACAGTGCTTGGTGGAAGAACAGGCAGGGGGCTTGAAGCAGTGAACAATGCTTTCTGGCAACTTTATCAGAATAACTATGAGCAAAAGGAAAATAACCTGAGGGCCAGCTTTAACCTGAGAGCAGACCTTACTCCATGGCTGCGTTTTGAAGGAAGTACTTCACTCAATACTTTTGAAACAAACTATACTGCCAAGAAAAGAGGAACAGGTGTAGGATTTACCGGTGGTGAATATTCTTTTAATACTACCAGTGTTAAACAATTCCGCCACAGGGGAAGTTTGAATTATATTAAGAAACTGGGAGTGGTAGACCTTTTGGTACAAGGTGGTGGAGAATTAAATCAATCTAAACAAACAGGTATTAACGCCAGGACCGATGGTTTTATTACACCGGATATCTTCCGTCTTTCCAACTCCAAGAACAGGGCTATTATAGAAGAGAAAGATCCTAATGAGTTACAGACGGCTTCTTTGTTCTTCCAGAGCAGCATTGGATTCAGGGATTACCTGACATTGAACATCTACGGCCGTAATGACTGGAACAGTACGCTCGTGTATAACGACGGGCATGGTAACTACTCCTATTTCTATCCGGGAGCAGACCTTGCTTTTGTATTTACCGATCTTTTCAAACTGCCTAAACAAATTGATTTTGGTAAACTGCGCTTTTCCTATGTGGAAGCAGGTGGCGGAACATCTCCTTATAAAACAAATACCGGGTTATATACTTCTTACGGTGTTTATACAGATAACGCTGGTCAAAGTATCCTCAAGTACGGTTACCAGTCGAGCTCTTTACCAAACCTGAACCTTAAACCTGTACGCAATGCTAAAATTGAAGCTGGTTTAGAATTTAAAGCATTCTCCAACAGGTTCGGTGGTGATATCACCTGGTATCAACAGGATTCCAAGAACCAGATCCAGGACTTTACTGTTCCTCCTGAATCCGGTGTAAGAGCAGCACTGATCAATGGTGGTAAGGTGAGGAATAAAGGGATAGAAATTCAACTGTATGGTACGCCTGTAAAAGTGAAAGATTTCTCCTGGGATGTGGTGTTGAACTACACACGCAACAGGAACACCATCCTTTCTTTGCCATTTAATGCTAAAGTTGCTATGCTTGACGGTGGAGATGGTATCTACTCCGTGGCTATGGTAGGAGGTGACTATGGAACTATTCTGTCCAACTATGGATATGCAACTTATCAGGCAAAGGATGGCAGCGGCAATAATATCAACCATGCTAACAACGGTCTGCCGGTAGTAACCTTTAACCCCAATAACGGCTATCTGGGCGATCCTGTGATCTATTATCAGAGAGCAGGTACATATGCTACATCAGTAGGCGGTAATACAGACCCTGCTGTTGGATCTGCACTGCCTGACTTCCTGGGAAGCATGCGTAATACCTTTAACTACAAAAGATTTTCTTTAAGTGTGTTCCTGGATAGTAAGATCGGTGGTGATGTTTATTCTACCACACTTGCTTTCGGTTCTCAATATGGTATGCTGAACAGAACACTGGGTGGCCGTACAACCGACCTGGGTGGTTTAACATACAATAGCAAATCAACCGCTAACCCTGGTGTACGTAACGACGGTATCCTGCCTAATGGCGTATTCCAGAATGGTACCATCATCCCTAAAGAAAGAAGCGGCGATGGTGTGGAACATAATGTTTCCGGTATGACGGTGGCTGAGGCATACGCTAAAAAATATATCGTTCCAACTTCTGCAGCTGATTATTATGACCGTACATATGGATGGCAATTTGGTATCAGACAAGCCAGTATGTTCGAATCTTCATGGGTTTCCATGCGTGAGTTGTCACTTACTTACGATCTGCCTGCAGGCATTGCCAGCAAGCTGAAGCTGAACAATCTTCGTGCTTCACTGATCGGCCGTAACCTCTTCTTCTTATACAACAACGCTCCTGACGGTGTGAATCCGGATAACCTGAGCTCTACCAGTAGCGGTGCGTTTGTTGAGAATGGTGGTACGCCTTTCTTCAGACAGTTTGGTTTTTCTATCAATGCGAACTTCTAA
- a CDS encoding SusD/RagB family nutrient-binding outer membrane lipoprotein, which produces MRKTLLQAGCLLALLATSCSRDKYADLNTDPDLVEVEQIDVRTLFPVAAQALHTNDFEAFYDYHRNIEYWIGAWVPLGGNGGIITRFRTPTSASNYPYRYENLYTRETMGAGGAMVDARKIIDKRSGEAREKLHHIRAITYIPLAFAAFNVSDIMGSLAYSEAFQARYTTPANLTPKYDTQEALFDTLNNQLKASVAILKQTFPLEQDKLGTFDLWFRGTGTESTNWIMAANSLRMRIAMRMLKRKPAAAKAIIDEVLADNVGPINSRAANWNFKGGSGVANGGNYNLATGLSGQKASIDFMYKTTDPRMRILYEKVALTKAQFDTYQANGTIAPGEVYQEYRGRPTSPDAVGEAATKFYFNFITGSIAYVSYMQQAMFNSSVGAGQVNYPVITYADVCFMRAELAARGVTTEVAADWYNKGIEASLADYDQWGKEANVKGYTALLPAEVNAYKNHPDIVYNAAKGIEQICIQQFFNFWRNPNECWALMKRTGFPSQTGVVFQAEKIRFNGTEVAMPRRWSVFLPPISDFNYENRKASVAAMQADPEFGDLTDITGRVWWDKK; this is translated from the coding sequence ATGAGGAAGACATTATTACAAGCCGGTTGCCTGCTGGCACTTTTGGCAACTTCCTGCAGCCGAGATAAATATGCGGACCTGAATACAGATCCGGACCTGGTTGAAGTAGAGCAGATTGACGTTAGAACACTCTTTCCTGTGGCTGCACAGGCACTGCATACAAACGATTTTGAAGCGTTCTATGATTACCATCGTAATATCGAATACTGGATTGGTGCCTGGGTACCACTAGGTGGCAATGGCGGTATTATCACCCGTTTCAGAACCCCCACTTCAGCTTCCAATTATCCTTACAGGTATGAAAACCTGTATACAAGGGAAACAATGGGAGCCGGTGGTGCGATGGTTGATGCAAGGAAGATTATAGACAAAAGGTCGGGCGAAGCCAGGGAAAAGCTTCACCATATCAGGGCTATTACTTATATCCCATTGGCATTTGCCGCATTTAATGTATCCGATATCATGGGAAGTCTTGCCTATTCAGAGGCATTCCAGGCGAGATATACCACTCCTGCGAATTTAACACCGAAGTACGACACACAGGAGGCGCTTTTCGACACCCTGAACAATCAGCTGAAAGCAAGTGTGGCCATATTGAAGCAAACCTTCCCGCTTGAGCAGGATAAACTGGGTACATTTGACCTGTGGTTCCGTGGTACTGGTACTGAATCTACCAACTGGATCATGGCTGCCAACTCCCTGAGGATGCGGATAGCTATGCGCATGTTAAAAAGAAAACCTGCCGCTGCTAAGGCGATCATTGATGAAGTACTGGCAGATAACGTAGGGCCTATCAACAGCAGGGCCGCTAACTGGAATTTCAAAGGAGGTTCCGGCGTGGCTAATGGTGGTAACTATAACCTGGCAACAGGTTTATCCGGCCAAAAAGCTTCAATAGACTTTATGTACAAAACAACAGATCCCCGTATGAGGATACTGTATGAAAAAGTAGCACTTACCAAAGCACAGTTCGATACCTACCAGGCTAACGGTACTATTGCGCCGGGTGAAGTATACCAGGAATATCGTGGGCGGCCTACCAGTCCTGATGCTGTTGGCGAGGCAGCTACAAAATTCTATTTCAACTTTATCACGGGCAGCATAGCCTATGTATCCTATATGCAACAGGCTATGTTCAATTCATCGGTAGGGGCTGGTCAGGTGAATTATCCTGTGATCACCTATGCAGATGTGTGTTTCATGAGAGCTGAACTGGCTGCAAGAGGTGTTACTACAGAGGTAGCAGCTGACTGGTATAACAAGGGTATCGAGGCTTCGCTGGCAGATTATGATCAGTGGGGTAAAGAGGCGAACGTAAAAGGTTACACTGCTTTATTACCTGCAGAAGTGAACGCTTACAAGAATCATCCGGATATCGTTTACAATGCTGCAAAAGGTATCGAACAGATCTGTATTCAGCAATTCTTCAATTTCTGGAGAAATCCTAACGAATGCTGGGCGCTGATGAAAAGAACAGGATTCCCCAGCCAAACTGGTGTAGTGTTCCAGGCTGAAAAGATCAGGTTCAATGGTACAGAAGTTGCGATGCCAAGAAGATGGAGCGTGTTCCTTCCTCCTATCTCTGATTTTAACTACGAAAACAGGAAGGCCTCGGTTGCAGCGATGCAGGCAGATCCTGAATTCGGAGATCTGACAGATATCACCGGAAGAGTTTGGTGGGATAAAAAATAG
- a CDS encoding thioredoxin domain-containing protein, giving the protein MKPLFVICCCLSFLSLHAQQDIKVSATVGSRSLPLSGVNKQLTAIVFLSPDCPLSQNYTLVLNEIQKSRKELLQIIGVLPNAVDYSEHEIVSFKNKYAIGFPLLRDKKGVLVHYTHATITPEVFLYDSKAVLLYKGAIDDWAISLGKKKRQTDQHYLRNAIDNYLQHKEVSPSETKAVGCFISNK; this is encoded by the coding sequence ATGAAGCCTCTTTTTGTTATCTGCTGCTGCCTCTCCTTTTTATCGTTGCATGCGCAGCAGGACATTAAAGTAAGCGCAACTGTCGGTAGTAGATCACTTCCTTTATCAGGTGTCAATAAACAATTGACAGCCATTGTATTCCTTTCCCCGGATTGCCCCCTTAGCCAGAACTATACACTGGTTTTGAACGAAATTCAAAAAAGCAGGAAAGAGCTCCTGCAGATTATAGGCGTTCTCCCGAACGCAGTTGATTACAGTGAACATGAAATAGTTTCATTTAAAAACAAGTACGCCATCGGATTCCCGCTTTTGCGCGATAAGAAGGGCGTACTTGTTCATTACACCCATGCCACCATTACACCAGAAGTTTTTTTATATGACAGTAAAGCCGTTCTTTTGTACAAAGGCGCCATCGATGATTGGGCCATCAGCTTAGGCAAAAAGAAACGGCAAACAGATCAGCATTACCTGCGTAATGCGATCGATAACTATTTACAACATAAAGAAGTTAGCCCTTCTGAAACCAAAGCAGTCGGTTGCTTTATCAGTAATAAATGA
- a CDS encoding c-type cytochrome — MRRVLITILFSCAFVGLRGQTFHDVEPILQSKCSGCHRPGEAGPFPLLKYEDFTKRLNFIREVVSTGYMPPWRADTSYSCFANQRGLTAAEKTKILAWIDNKAPKGNAPKKQVVNTAANKRAPDMVLKYPTPFLVKGDNKERFIEFKVPFDLPAEKSIEAVEFVTNNRKIIHHINYGFYDVPDSDIDLNAGISLINTDEDRMNRGAFDHYKRKMVYYTGWIPGSSAEYYPKEFGWTLPKRGVMIFTTHYAAVAANEESVIGVNLYFKDAPVKRQVRIISLGSGGVGERDIDPIFMIPANEERTFTLKMRTPEEQSLLYVWPHMHFLGKSFEAYVVTPASDTIRLINIPQWDFRWQELYRFKKPVKIPRNSMIFMKGTYDNTKNNPQNPSNPPKMVFSEGSMNSKDEMFTLLLIYAQYQTGDESIELD, encoded by the coding sequence ATGCGGAGAGTTCTAATCACGATATTATTCAGCTGCGCGTTTGTAGGTCTTCGTGGACAAACTTTCCATGATGTAGAACCAATACTACAAAGTAAATGCTCCGGTTGTCACAGACCCGGGGAAGCGGGGCCTTTCCCGCTTTTGAAGTACGAGGACTTTACCAAACGTCTTAATTTTATCAGGGAAGTGGTTTCCACAGGTTATATGCCACCATGGCGGGCGGATACTTCCTATTCCTGTTTTGCCAATCAACGTGGGCTAACAGCAGCCGAGAAAACGAAGATACTTGCCTGGATCGATAATAAAGCACCGAAAGGGAATGCGCCTAAAAAGCAAGTAGTGAATACTGCTGCTAACAAACGCGCTCCGGACATGGTATTGAAATACCCTACACCCTTCCTGGTAAAAGGAGATAACAAGGAGCGGTTCATAGAATTCAAAGTCCCTTTTGATCTGCCGGCTGAAAAAAGCATTGAAGCAGTGGAGTTTGTGACCAACAACAGAAAGATCATACATCATATCAATTATGGATTCTATGATGTGCCTGATAGCGATATTGACCTGAATGCCGGCATCAGCCTGATAAACACAGATGAAGACCGAATGAACAGGGGAGCCTTTGACCACTATAAAAGGAAAATGGTTTATTATACTGGTTGGATCCCCGGATCTTCAGCAGAATACTATCCAAAGGAATTTGGCTGGACGCTTCCCAAAAGGGGCGTAATGATCTTCACTACGCATTATGCAGCAGTGGCAGCCAATGAAGAATCTGTGATTGGGGTGAACCTGTATTTTAAAGATGCACCTGTAAAAAGGCAGGTACGGATCATCAGCCTGGGATCAGGCGGAGTAGGGGAACGGGATATTGATCCCATCTTCATGATCCCGGCAAATGAGGAAAGGACCTTCACCTTGAAAATGAGAACACCCGAGGAGCAATCCCTTTTATATGTCTGGCCACACATGCATTTTCTTGGCAAATCCTTTGAAGCATATGTGGTTACACCGGCAAGTGACACTATCAGGTTAATAAATATACCACAATGGGATTTCCGCTGGCAGGAACTATACCGGTTCAAAAAGCCGGTGAAGATCCCCCGGAACTCCATGATCTTTATGAAAGGAACTTACGACAATACGAAGAACAATCCGCAAAACCCGAGTAACCCGCCTAAGATGGTGTTTTCAGAAGGGAGCATGAATTCAAAAGATGAGATGTTTACACTCCTGTTGATCTACGCACAGTATCAAACAGGCGATGAATCAATAGAACTGGATTAG
- a CDS encoding ROK family protein, which produces MGKSIPHVMKVIDDLIIDGSIAESGYAPSSGGRRPVIYALRPDAIYILSVSMDQMFTRITLMDIENKAVTPVKEFELPLNNNPDAIVRLAEKMSEVIRESGVDKKKIVGAGIGMPGFVDFKNGINYSFLHAGNKTVTEYLTDELGLPVYIDNDSSLIALAEFHFGAARQKKNAVVVNIGWGIGLGMILNGELFRGHDGFAGEFSHIPIFDNNKLCSCGKSGCLETEASLLVVIEKAAQGLKSGGLSALGAKFPSGHPETDWEAIVRAIHKGDRYVIELVSHTGYDIGKAVAILIHLMNPECVVLSGRGTLAGKVWQAPVQQALNEHTIPRLAANTTLAISTLGYHAELIGAVALVMENKVKEYKVNRKKIKVKEFSE; this is translated from the coding sequence ATGGGCAAAAGCATCCCGCACGTAATGAAGGTGATCGATGATCTGATAATAGATGGCTCTATTGCGGAGTCCGGGTATGCTCCTTCCAGTGGTGGAAGGCGCCCTGTTATTTATGCCCTGCGGCCCGATGCTATTTATATTTTATCTGTATCCATGGACCAGATGTTTACCCGCATCACCCTGATGGATATTGAAAATAAGGCGGTTACCCCCGTTAAAGAGTTTGAACTGCCCCTTAATAATAATCCGGATGCCATTGTAAGGCTGGCGGAAAAAATGAGCGAAGTGATCCGTGAATCCGGGGTGGACAAGAAAAAGATAGTGGGGGCAGGGATAGGTATGCCGGGTTTTGTGGACTTTAAGAACGGCATCAACTATTCTTTCCTGCACGCCGGGAATAAAACAGTTACAGAATACCTGACGGATGAACTGGGCCTCCCGGTATATATAGATAATGATTCCAGTCTGATCGCATTGGCAGAATTCCATTTCGGAGCTGCCCGTCAGAAGAAGAATGCCGTGGTGGTGAACATTGGATGGGGTATTGGATTGGGAATGATATTGAATGGTGAACTGTTCCGTGGCCACGATGGTTTTGCCGGGGAGTTCAGTCATATTCCCATTTTCGATAACAATAAATTATGCAGTTGTGGTAAAAGCGGATGTCTTGAAACCGAGGCTTCCCTGTTGGTGGTGATAGAAAAGGCGGCGCAGGGCTTAAAGTCCGGTGGTCTTTCTGCGTTAGGGGCTAAATTCCCAAGCGGCCATCCGGAAACGGATTGGGAAGCCATTGTGAGGGCGATCCATAAAGGAGACCGTTATGTAATAGAACTGGTATCGCATACCGGTTATGATATCGGAAAAGCAGTAGCTATCCTTATCCACCTGATGAACCCGGAATGTGTGGTATTGAGCGGGCGTGGCACTTTAGCCGGTAAAGTATGGCAGGCTCCTGTACAGCAGGCATTGAATGAACATACTATTCCCCGGCTTGCGGCCAACACTACGCTCGCCATTTCAACATTAGGTTACCATGCGGAGCTGATAGGGGCCGTTGCTTTGGTGATGGAGAATAAAGTAAAGGAATACAAGGTCAATCGTAAAAAAATAAAGGTGAAGGAGTTTTCCGAATAG
- a CDS encoding carboxylesterase family protein, translating to MNKLQYALLLVLTCMQAPAFSQDTYQFKQGLIVTSPQRYGREAIYTDHLAYQLYTDQLKAPTEGSTFGNGDNGQPLVWQAVTADSANRLFRRGGGRGAFGRGAYIYLTYQSGKAGPALLNIKGNSGLYFNGEPHTGDPYGSGWLYIPVQLKKGLNEIYVRGAMITASLSFPSKPLQLITEDPTMPAIVIGDKNDVLQGAVVVMNTSSKEWKGLQYRVTLQGRQVTTTIPAIPPMSSRKVPFSFDGSGVNAAGKPECSIALLDKNAVVDEKKITVEAVTAADKYSSTFISEIDGSLQYFAVAPQVNGTKKGAALFLSVHGAGVEAIGQARAYQSKDWGTLVAATNRRPRGFNWEDWGRLDALEVLSIARNKFQPDPQHIYLTGHSMGGHGTWFLGATYPDKWAAIAPSAGYPTLKGYGSADGLIPDSSNSPMEQMLLRSGNQSDVIKLVQNYKPLGVYVFHGDADRTVSVNYARQMRGLLSGFHTDLSYYEYPGGEHWFGDISVDWKPIFDFFKWHNRPVDTAVNVIDFITSNPGISSSFRWAAIQQQEHPLQYSRIKLNRNRGGKTINGTTENVRLLKLDLNDFTAGSDVKVSIDGTELTCKNNGPVYLLNTNGKWAVHQQVSLAEKGPHRYGTLKDAFNNRMVFVYSTGGSREENEWSFNKARYDAETWYYRGNGAVDIIADKEYAPDRYKDRGVIIYGNKSINKAWNMLLANCPIQVERNKVTAGSKQWTGEAISACFVWPLVGSNTASVAVVSGSGLTGMKAAYANQYFAGASGFPDFMIYDAKMLMTGVDEVKMSGFYDNQWKLSEAEMIQVN from the coding sequence ATGAATAAGTTACAATACGCGTTGCTGCTTGTTTTAACATGCATGCAAGCTCCTGCTTTTTCCCAGGATACCTATCAGTTTAAGCAGGGGTTGATCGTTACCAGCCCTCAGCGTTACGGGAGAGAGGCCATCTACACAGATCACCTGGCTTACCAGCTCTATACAGATCAATTAAAAGCACCAACAGAAGGCAGTACCTTTGGCAACGGAGATAATGGTCAGCCACTGGTATGGCAGGCTGTTACTGCAGACAGTGCCAACCGCCTGTTCCGCCGTGGCGGAGGAAGAGGGGCTTTTGGAAGAGGGGCTTATATCTATCTTACTTATCAATCAGGGAAAGCAGGCCCTGCACTCCTGAATATTAAAGGGAACAGCGGATTATATTTTAACGGGGAGCCGCATACCGGCGACCCTTATGGTTCCGGTTGGTTATATATCCCTGTACAATTGAAGAAAGGCCTCAATGAGATCTATGTACGCGGTGCTATGATCACGGCCAGCCTCAGCTTCCCGTCCAAACCCCTGCAACTTATTACAGAAGATCCTACCATGCCGGCTATTGTGATCGGGGACAAGAATGATGTGCTGCAGGGAGCAGTGGTAGTGATGAATACTTCTTCCAAAGAATGGAAAGGCCTGCAATACCGTGTTACATTACAGGGCAGGCAGGTTACCACAACTATTCCTGCTATCCCTCCCATGTCGTCGCGGAAAGTGCCGTTCTCTTTTGATGGCAGTGGGGTGAATGCAGCAGGAAAACCGGAATGCAGTATCGCTTTGCTGGATAAGAATGCAGTAGTGGATGAAAAGAAGATAACAGTGGAAGCAGTTACCGCTGCGGATAAATATAGCAGCACCTTTATCAGTGAAATAGATGGAAGCCTGCAATACTTTGCAGTGGCGCCGCAGGTAAATGGTACTAAAAAAGGAGCAGCACTATTCCTTTCCGTACACGGTGCAGGTGTGGAAGCGATCGGGCAGGCCAGGGCTTACCAGTCTAAAGATTGGGGAACACTGGTAGCAGCTACCAACCGCAGGCCCAGGGGATTCAACTGGGAAGACTGGGGTAGACTGGATGCACTGGAAGTATTGAGTATTGCACGCAATAAATTCCAGCCGGACCCTCAACATATCTACCTTACCGGTCACTCTATGGGAGGCCATGGTACCTGGTTCCTTGGCGCCACCTATCCTGATAAATGGGCCGCTATTGCTCCCAGCGCAGGATATCCCACGCTGAAAGGATATGGATCTGCGGACGGGTTGATCCCTGACAGCAGCAATTCTCCGATGGAACAAATGCTGCTGCGTTCCGGTAATCAAAGTGATGTAATTAAACTGGTACAAAACTATAAACCATTGGGTGTGTATGTTTTTCATGGGGATGCAGACCGTACCGTATCTGTTAACTATGCAAGGCAAATGCGCGGCTTGCTGAGTGGATTCCATACAGACCTCAGCTATTATGAATATCCCGGAGGAGAACATTGGTTCGGTGATATCAGCGTAGACTGGAAACCCATCTTCGATTTCTTCAAATGGCATAACCGGCCTGTAGATACAGCGGTGAATGTGATCGATTTTATTACTTCCAATCCTGGCATTTCTTCTTCCTTCCGTTGGGCAGCTATACAACAGCAGGAACATCCTTTACAGTACAGCCGTATAAAACTTAACAGGAACAGGGGTGGCAAAACCATTAATGGTACTACTGAAAACGTGCGCCTGCTGAAACTTGACCTCAATGATTTTACTGCCGGATCAGATGTGAAAGTGAGTATTGATGGAACAGAGCTCACCTGTAAAAACAATGGCCCGGTTTACCTGCTGAATACAAATGGAAAATGGGCTGTGCATCAGCAGGTTTCCCTTGCTGAAAAAGGGCCGCACCGTTATGGTACTTTGAAGGATGCATTCAACAACAGGATGGTTTTTGTATACAGCACAGGCGGATCACGCGAGGAGAATGAATGGAGTTTCAATAAAGCAAGGTACGATGCTGAAACCTGGTATTACCGTGGTAACGGAGCAGTAGATATTATTGCAGATAAAGAATATGCACCGGATAGATACAAAGACAGAGGTGTGATCATTTATGGAAATAAAAGCATCAACAAAGCATGGAACATGCTGTTAGCTAATTGCCCCATACAGGTGGAACGCAATAAAGTAACTGCTGGCAGCAAACAATGGACAGGTGAAGCGATCAGCGCATGCTTTGTTTGGCCGCTCGTGGGTTCTAATACAGCCTCTGTTGCAGTTGTAAGCGGAAGCGGTTTAACCGGCATGAAAGCAGCCTATGCAAACCAGTATTTTGCCGGAGCCAGCGGTTTCCCGGACTTCATGATCTATGATGCCAAAATGCTGATGACGGGCGTGGATGAAGTGAAGATGTCTGGTTTCTATGATAACCAGTGGAAGCTGAGTGAAGCTGAAATGATACAAGTGAATTGA
- a CDS encoding VOC family protein has protein sequence MITKFSHTTLFVKDQAKAYDFYVNTLGFKVNTDVPMENGYRWLTISPPDQPDLQIVLMEILHSSMKKSATSPEGLDEESLEAFRVLLNKGILGAGVMTTTDCRATYEELKAKGVQFKSEPKEQFYGIEAVMFDGCGNWFSVTQPKSM, from the coding sequence ATGATCACTAAATTCTCACACACCACCCTTTTTGTAAAAGATCAGGCAAAGGCTTATGATTTTTATGTGAACACGCTGGGCTTTAAGGTCAATACAGACGTTCCTATGGAAAATGGCTATCGCTGGCTCACTATTTCTCCCCCGGATCAGCCCGATCTGCAAATTGTACTGATGGAAATACTGCACAGCAGCATGAAAAAATCCGCCACTTCCCCCGAAGGATTGGATGAAGAAAGTCTGGAAGCCTTCAGGGTATTATTGAATAAAGGAATACTCGGCGCAGGTGTGATGACCACTACTGATTGCCGTGCCACTTATGAGGAATTAAAAGCAAAAGGCGTTCAATTCAAAAGCGAACCTAAAGAACAGTTCTATGGAATAGAAGCAGTGATGTTTGATGGATGCGGCAACTGGTTCAGTGTAACACAACCTAAATCCATGTAG